One segment of Candidatus Omnitrophota bacterium DNA contains the following:
- a CDS encoding AAA family ATPase yields MSYYEILGLKKEPFSTSPDPAFFYRSSAHSTAIQRLEIAIRLKRGLSVILGDVGIGKTTMSRALLQTFANDDDYTFHIILDPSYKSEFQFLESLTKMFGIKPDARSTLDYREEIEKYLFKKGVDENKTVVLLIDEGQKLSTPFLEILRTLLNYETNEYKLLQLVLVSQMELLPRIKKVKNFYDRIALKYIINPLDEEETKELIEFRLVEAGLDGSRKVFTDEAIRSIYEYTEGYPRKTSLICHNALEALVMHNKSVVDSTLISKIIERESI; encoded by the coding sequence ATGAGTTACTACGAAATACTTGGACTAAAAAAAGAGCCTTTTTCGACAAGCCCGGATCCGGCATTCTTTTACCGTTCGTCCGCGCACTCTACGGCGATACAACGCCTGGAGATAGCAATAAGATTGAAAAGGGGGCTAAGTGTTATTCTGGGCGATGTGGGCATCGGCAAGACGACGATGTCGCGCGCGCTTCTGCAGACGTTTGCCAACGACGACGATTACACATTCCACATAATACTCGACCCATCCTATAAATCAGAGTTTCAATTCTTAGAAAGCCTTACCAAGATGTTTGGTATAAAGCCGGATGCCCGCTCTACTCTCGACTACAGGGAAGAAATAGAGAAGTATCTTTTTAAGAAGGGCGTCGATGAGAATAAGACGGTGGTGCTATTAATAGATGAAGGGCAGAAGCTGTCCACGCCGTTTCTTGAAATACTCAGGACGCTTCTTAATTATGAGACGAACGAATACAAACTTCTACAATTAGTTCTTGTGTCGCAGATGGAACTTTTGCCGCGCATAAAGAAGGTGAAGAATTTTTACGATCGCATCGCCCTAAAATATATTATCAATCCTCTAGACGAAGAAGAGACGAAAGAACTTATAGAGTTCCGCCTCGTCGAGGCGGGCCTCGACGGATCCAGGAAGGTATTTACGGATGAAGCGATCAGGAGCATATACGAATACACCGAAGGATATCCGAGGAAGACATCGCTCATATGCCATAATGCGCTTGAAGCGCTTGTGATGCACAATAAATCCGTGGTAGACAGCACCCTTATATCGAAGATAATCGAAAGAGAAAGCATATAG
- a CDS encoding TonB family protein — MKKIVSIITMIAFTSILPAGNICPAYAQLESTPSVVKGPMIQTSVSDKISLDLKGMDVVEVIKMLATKGNMNVVLSNDVKGRVTIFLKSVNIMDALEIILASNGLACDRRGDIVYVMSQREYETAYGEKYGDRKEVKVFQLKYAKASDASKALNQMKTKVGKIVVDDGSNTIVVIDSPQTVEQISEALAKMDMLTVTKVFELKYAKAADLKAKVSESLTKGIGTMQIDERTNKIAVTDLDKKMSEVEALVTAFDDKLQQVLIEAKIVQITLTDEYKLGVDWTSVIQKVGSASKGINISSMFQQAVQGAFVPGAQIVIGAIGESDWALMIQVLKTIGNTDLLSSPRITALNNQEAKILVGVSQPYATNTVTQTTGLATTATNLTFIDIGVKLYVTPTINKDGFVTMKIKPEVSSSTDNYTYGSPSTTVPIVQTTQAETSVTVKDGTTIIIGGLIKDERTSTVDKIPVLGDIPIIGKAFQKTNDRVQKQELVVFLTPHIVTGEYDLLEQPETYPINEKGFTTNEKPTFERRNEYPIDPGMFKTKKQPALELEKGWAAKKFVTTTSEDYGYALKSLIMQNASLPKAKRGTLKKGSVRVTFLLSPKGEIKGGPDIVRSSNPELDTAAINAVKAASPFPSFPKMMGPGDKRFSVDISNE; from the coding sequence ATGAAGAAGATAGTTTCGATAATTACCATGATTGCTTTTACTTCTATTTTGCCCGCCGGCAATATCTGCCCGGCCTATGCCCAGCTGGAGTCCACGCCATCCGTGGTTAAAGGCCCCATGATCCAAACGTCTGTTTCCGATAAGATATCGCTCGACCTGAAAGGCATGGACGTCGTGGAGGTTATAAAGATGCTCGCGACGAAAGGCAATATGAACGTGGTCCTCTCGAACGATGTTAAAGGCCGCGTTACTATATTTTTGAAGAGCGTCAATATCATGGATGCCCTCGAGATAATACTCGCCTCCAACGGCCTGGCCTGCGATAGGCGCGGCGACATAGTGTATGTCATGTCGCAAAGGGAGTATGAGACGGCCTACGGTGAGAAGTACGGCGACAGGAAAGAAGTCAAAGTGTTCCAGCTGAAATACGCGAAGGCGAGTGACGCTTCGAAAGCGCTGAATCAGATGAAGACCAAGGTAGGCAAGATAGTGGTGGATGACGGATCCAACACCATAGTTGTTATCGATTCACCGCAGACGGTGGAGCAGATATCGGAAGCACTGGCCAAGATGGATATGCTGACGGTAACGAAAGTATTTGAGCTCAAATACGCAAAGGCCGCGGATCTTAAAGCCAAGGTATCGGAATCGCTGACCAAAGGCATCGGCACCATGCAGATCGACGAGCGGACGAATAAGATAGCCGTTACCGATCTCGATAAAAAAATGTCGGAGGTAGAGGCGCTTGTTACGGCGTTTGATGATAAGCTCCAACAGGTTTTAATAGAAGCGAAGATAGTGCAGATAACGTTGACCGACGAATATAAGCTTGGTGTCGACTGGACGTCTGTCATACAGAAAGTCGGTTCGGCAAGTAAAGGTATCAATATATCGAGTATGTTCCAGCAGGCGGTACAGGGCGCTTTCGTCCCCGGCGCTCAGATAGTTATAGGTGCCATCGGTGAATCCGACTGGGCGCTGATGATACAGGTATTAAAAACCATCGGCAATACTGACTTGCTATCAAGCCCGAGGATAACGGCGCTCAATAATCAGGAGGCGAAGATACTGGTGGGTGTATCCCAGCCATACGCCACAAATACCGTTACTCAGACGACGGGCCTTGCTACCACTGCGACAAATCTTACCTTTATCGATATAGGCGTAAAATTGTACGTGACGCCAACCATCAATAAAGACGGTTTCGTAACTATGAAGATAAAGCCGGAAGTCAGTTCGTCAACGGATAATTATACTTACGGAAGCCCCTCCACCACCGTTCCGATAGTCCAGACCACACAGGCGGAGACATCCGTTACGGTAAAGGATGGGACGACCATAATAATAGGCGGGTTGATAAAAGATGAAAGAACGAGTACCGTTGACAAGATACCGGTGCTGGGAGATATCCCGATCATAGGTAAAGCGTTCCAGAAGACTAATGATAGAGTGCAGAAACAGGAGCTTGTAGTATTTTTGACGCCTCATATAGTAACCGGTGAATACGATCTTTTGGAACAGCCGGAAACATATCCGATCAATGAAAAAGGATTTACGACGAACGAGAAACCGACATTCGAGAGAAGGAATGAATATCCGATAGATCCCGGTATGTTTAAAACCAAGAAACAGCCTGCGCTTGAATTGGAAAAAGGCTGGGCCGCCAAAAAATTCGTAACAACTACTTCGGAGGATTACGGTTACGCGCTGAAGAGCCTGATAATGCAAAATGCGAGCCTCCCGAAGGCAAAACGCGGTACCTTAAAAAAGGGTAGCGTGCGGGTTACTTTCCTATTGTCGCCAAAGGGCGAGATAAAGGGCGGGCCGGATATCGTCAGGTCATCGAACCCGGAACTCGATACGGCCGCCATAAATGCAGTCAAGGCCGCATCGCCTTTCCCGTCATTTCCCAAGATGATGGGTCCAGGGGATAAGCGTTTCAGTGTGGATATTTCGAATGAATAA
- a CDS encoding transketolase: protein MGIIYYKLKKVEEMQSDIKTLKKKAVEIRKDILKMLMIAGSGHTGGSLSIVDILIALYYNELKHDPKNPGMKDRDRFLLSKGHACPALYAVLADRGYFPREELWRLRKLGSPLQGHAQKGIPGVEASSGSLGQGLSIANGIALAARLDHSDIRIYCLMGDGETNEGQVWEAAMTAAHYKLDNVCAVIDLNGLQIDGFCCEIKDMGSYVNKWNDFGWHVIETDGHDIAKLIEAFDKARKLKGKPTVIIAHTIKGKGVSFVENKAEWHGIAPKKEEYERACVELDAELAKIG from the coding sequence ATGGGCATTATTTATTACAAATTAAAGAAAGTTGAAGAGATGCAGTCCGACATCAAAACATTAAAGAAAAAAGCGGTAGAGATACGCAAAGACATTTTAAAGATGCTGATGATAGCGGGATCCGGGCATACCGGCGGCTCACTATCGATCGTCGATATTTTAATAGCATTATATTATAACGAACTCAAACACGATCCTAAAAATCCCGGCATGAAAGATCGTGATAGATTTTTACTTTCCAAAGGGCATGCGTGCCCGGCGCTTTATGCCGTACTGGCGGACAGAGGATATTTCCCGAGGGAGGAGCTCTGGCGCCTGCGTAAACTCGGAAGCCCTCTTCAGGGGCACGCGCAGAAAGGTATCCCCGGCGTAGAGGCGTCGAGCGGTTCCCTGGGTCAGGGGCTATCCATAGCCAACGGCATAGCGCTCGCCGCCAGGCTCGACCACTCGGATATAAGAATATACTGCCTGATGGGCGACGGCGAGACCAACGAAGGCCAGGTTTGGGAAGCGGCGATGACAGCCGCGCATTATAAATTGGACAACGTTTGTGCCGTCATAGATCTTAACGGCCTGCAGATCGACGGTTTTTGCTGTGAGATAAAAGATATGGGCTCATACGTAAACAAATGGAATGATTTTGGGTGGCACGTTATCGAGACCGACGGCCATGATATCGCGAAATTGATAGAGGCATTCGATAAAGCCAGGAAGTTAAAAGGAAAACCCACTGTTATAATAGCGCATACAATAAAAGGCAAGGGTGTTTCATTCGTTGAAAATAAAGCGGAATGGCATGGCATCGCTCCAAAGAAAGAAGAATACGAGCGCGCATGCGTCGAGCTCGATGCTGAACTGGCAAAAATAGGATAA
- the hisG gene encoding ATP phosphoribosyltransferase yields the protein MKDKNSKLKLGIPKGSLQEATVRMFKKAGFSLGISERSYFPSIDDEEIEVILFRAQEMSRYVEDGILDVGLTGNDWILENSSNVIRVAELIYAKQSMRPVRWVLAVPEASKIKSVKDLKGKRIATELVSVTKSFLKKNGVKAEVEFSWGATEVKAAVGVDAIVEVTETGSSLRANKLREVITVCQSTTQLIANRKSWMIPWKRGKIENLAMLLKGAILAEDKVGLKMNLKKEDLKAILALLPAMKKPTISALSDPDWVDVDTIIDEKTVKYLIPKLKRAGAQGIIEYPLNKVIY from the coding sequence GTGAAAGATAAAAATTCGAAATTAAAACTCGGAATACCTAAGGGCAGTCTACAGGAAGCCACTGTTCGTATGTTCAAGAAAGCGGGCTTTTCGCTGGGCATAAGCGAGCGCTCATATTTTCCGTCGATAGACGATGAAGAGATAGAAGTGATACTTTTCAGGGCGCAGGAGATGTCGCGCTACGTGGAAGACGGTATTCTCGACGTAGGACTTACCGGGAATGACTGGATACTGGAAAATTCATCGAATGTCATAAGAGTCGCCGAACTTATATATGCGAAGCAAAGCATGCGGCCCGTCCGATGGGTTCTGGCCGTGCCGGAGGCATCCAAAATAAAAAGCGTTAAGGATCTGAAGGGGAAAAGAATAGCTACCGAGCTTGTGAGTGTAACGAAGTCATTCTTGAAGAAAAACGGCGTTAAGGCCGAAGTGGAGTTCAGCTGGGGCGCGACCGAGGTTAAAGCGGCCGTGGGCGTCGACGCTATAGTGGAAGTGACCGAGACAGGCTCATCGCTTCGGGCGAACAAACTGCGCGAAGTGATAACGGTATGCCAGTCTACGACACAGCTTATTGCCAATAGAAAAAGCTGGATGATCCCGTGGAAACGCGGCAAGATCGAGAACCTGGCAATGCTTTTAAAGGGCGCGATACTTGCGGAAGACAAAGTCGGGCTCAAAATGAATTTAAAGAAGGAAGACCTCAAAGCCATCCTGGCGTTGCTACCGGCGATGAAAAAACCTACGATTTCCGCGCTCTCCGATCCGGATTGGGTGGATGTAGATACGATAATAGACGAGAAGACGGTAAAATATCTGATACCAAAATTAAAAAGAGCCGGCGCTCAGGGAATAATCGAGTACCCTTTGAATAAAGTTATCTACTAA
- a CDS encoding AAA family ATPase: protein MTPWLIFELLVYLVIGLAGTAVYLLNRPAKMWMRSRWVMLSIIVGGYVLVRLSILGLMSLESFYQKITLATMPIQLIMVALNATIFVLMYTVFLQGGMAKISKSKVQGELVNVKWADVIGMENVKEEAKEVVELVRDRARVKKIGGKILRGIMMFGPPGCGKTYLAKAIATETGLPFLSMSGSEFVEIFVGVGASRVRKLFKQARELAYAHGGCIIFIDELDAIARKRVFSAFGGTEETNSTQNQLLAEMDGLSEIKDKKGEPSTAQNVIVIGATNAPEDNLDRALLRPGRFDRKLYIDKPGLEDREKLFAYYLGKVQHDSSIDVGRLARKAVYKSPADIENIIKESALVATRSGRDVIRLDDISEAMERVDMGMKHKRTMQPLEREMVAYHESGHLIVLYILHPIDDVFKASIASRRDTLGVVYHQPREEVFTHNKDRLLADIKVALGGYVAEKMRFGTTSDGVAMDFTQAMIVAHNMVWKFGMSDAQYLGDYTAIPEAQLSDKTKELLNEEVNKIFRACLKDVEALLIKEKPLLERFVKELLEKEELEYDEIENIFNEYGKSHVKLA, encoded by the coding sequence ATGACACCGTGGCTTATATTCGAACTTTTAGTGTATCTTGTCATCGGTCTGGCCGGGACGGCAGTATACCTTCTAAACCGGCCGGCGAAGATGTGGATGAGATCCCGCTGGGTAATGTTGTCGATCATAGTCGGTGGTTATGTTCTCGTGCGGTTATCGATCCTTGGGTTGATGTCGCTTGAATCGTTCTACCAGAAGATAACTCTCGCTACGATGCCGATTCAGCTGATAATGGTAGCGCTCAATGCCACCATATTTGTACTTATGTACACGGTATTTTTGCAGGGCGGCATGGCTAAGATTTCAAAATCTAAGGTTCAGGGTGAACTTGTCAACGTCAAGTGGGCCGATGTTATTGGCATGGAGAACGTGAAGGAAGAAGCGAAAGAAGTCGTTGAGCTTGTCAGGGACAGGGCCCGCGTGAAGAAGATAGGCGGCAAGATATTGCGCGGGATCATGATGTTCGGTCCCCCGGGATGCGGCAAGACATACCTGGCCAAAGCGATCGCGACCGAGACCGGATTACCGTTTTTGTCGATGTCCGGAAGCGAATTTGTAGAAATATTCGTCGGTGTCGGCGCTTCGAGAGTGAGAAAGCTTTTCAAACAGGCGCGCGAACTCGCGTATGCGCACGGCGGTTGTATCATATTCATAGATGAGCTGGACGCCATAGCCAGGAAGCGGGTATTCTCGGCGTTCGGCGGTACGGAAGAGACTAACTCTACCCAGAACCAGCTTTTGGCGGAGATGGACGGACTTTCCGAGATAAAAGATAAAAAAGGAGAGCCCAGCACCGCGCAGAACGTTATAGTTATAGGCGCGACCAACGCGCCGGAAGATAATCTCGACAGAGCCCTGCTTAGGCCCGGAAGGTTTGACAGAAAGCTCTATATCGACAAGCCGGGACTGGAAGACAGGGAGAAGCTATTCGCTTATTATCTCGGCAAGGTTCAGCATGATTCTTCCATAGATGTAGGCCGTCTCGCCCGGAAAGCCGTTTATAAATCTCCGGCCGACATAGAAAATATAATCAAAGAATCGGCTCTTGTAGCTACGAGATCCGGCCGCGACGTGATACGGCTTGACGATATTTCGGAAGCCATGGAAAGGGTTGATATGGGTATGAAACACAAGCGGACGATGCAGCCGCTTGAGCGCGAGATGGTCGCGTATCATGAATCCGGCCACCTTATAGTGCTGTACATACTCCATCCTATCGATGACGTATTTAAAGCGTCCATAGCGTCGAGGCGGGATACACTCGGGGTTGTTTATCACCAGCCGCGCGAGGAGGTCTTTACGCATAACAAAGACCGCCTTTTGGCCGATATAAAAGTGGCGCTCGGCGGATACGTAGCGGAAAAGATGCGTTTCGGAACGACGTCGGACGGTGTCGCCATGGATTTCACACAGGCGATGATAGTCGCTCATAACATGGTATGGAAGTTCGGCATGAGCGACGCCCAGTATCTGGGCGATTATACCGCTATTCCTGAAGCGCAATTGTCGGACAAGACTAAAGAGCTGTTGAACGAAGAGGTTAATAAAATATTCCGCGCATGTCTTAAAGACGTCGAGGCGCTTTTAATTAAAGAGAAGCCGCTTCTGGAGCGGTTCGTAAAAGAACTTCTCGAAAAAGAAGAGCTCGAATACGACGAGATAGAAAACATATTCAATGAATACGGCAAGTCGCACGTAAAGCTGGCATGA